The following coding sequences are from one Candidatus Acidiferrales bacterium window:
- a CDS encoding M1 family aminopeptidase, producing MIDRADHVVAVIFVLSVVRGNETIGKPQPNEPLGSFRRRFAGAAMLALLCLAAAIGGGIFTRQTAHAAAPPQGQMKSHIFGNPDVWHWAPSRTYHVENYKLAFHFDEPKGKVFGDEVITLRPFDQHFHKFYLNSAGLRIESVTLEPAQGAAVRLAYDADGKDSRLWITLNREYNPADSLRVRIVYHGLPRTGLFFVNPTRDYPNLPREVYSQGEPEFNQYWFPCWDYPNDMATSETITTVPEGQVVVSNGKLVKVTRAAGQVTYDWVESIPHSSYLTSLAIGPWHKISDKYENKPVDYYVPPYIDDATTRRSLHLTPDMIAFFSRATGVDYPYEQYAQTMVHNYVFGGQENVSATTLTDFLLHDARAEQDYPSTDVVSHELGQHWFGDYVQGYDWPDIWLNEGFATYMEALYTQHHEDYDAYRFAIYNDQMTEQTEGRENYSRPIVDRHYNDPLDMFDATTHEKGAAILDMLRYLIDGPEAASHEPSQNELFFRALHHYLVAHHEQVADTAGLISAFRDTTGQELGWFFHEWVYMAGHPAYRVQATYDAAEKMEKISVAQTQHVDAETPVFDMPIELAFYGANGEHKQIQVRDNLQQQEFFDVSLDFTPQWVDFDPDDFIDKIVDFEKPAAMLAAEVQKDPSMMSRLWAAQQLGNEKSADADAAVAALAWTLANDKFYAVRAAAASSLGNLRTDQAKAALLAALRQPDSRVRTAVVEALGNFSQDKTVYDAFVNELHSDDSYAAEAAAAEAIGASGNAQAFEVLQAESASHLEVHVMQATLAGLAETKDPRALSILLAQSRAGVEERVRMTALALLPTFKDAMKREHAQELVNLVRTALDDPYVPVRMGGERLAASFDLTQFRTDIQADVDAPLVFRRELARKVLEELKTSKQ from the coding sequence GGCCTTACTCTGTCTTGCCGCGGCGATCGGCGGCGGAATATTCACGCGACAGACTGCCCACGCGGCTGCTCCTCCGCAAGGGCAGATGAAATCGCATATCTTCGGCAATCCGGACGTCTGGCATTGGGCGCCCAGCCGGACGTACCACGTGGAGAACTATAAATTGGCATTTCATTTTGATGAACCGAAGGGCAAAGTCTTTGGCGACGAGGTCATCACACTCCGTCCATTCGATCAGCATTTTCACAAATTTTATTTGAACAGTGCGGGACTGCGGATTGAATCGGTGACCTTGGAGCCTGCGCAGGGCGCCGCCGTGAGGCTCGCCTATGACGCTGACGGTAAAGATTCGCGCCTGTGGATTACACTCAATCGCGAATACAACCCTGCGGACTCGCTGCGTGTGCGCATCGTCTACCACGGCCTTCCGCGCACCGGCCTTTTTTTTGTGAATCCCACAAGGGACTATCCGAATTTGCCGCGCGAGGTCTATTCACAAGGCGAGCCGGAGTTCAATCAATACTGGTTTCCGTGTTGGGATTATCCGAATGACATGGCCACGAGCGAAACGATTACGACCGTTCCCGAGGGACAAGTCGTCGTTTCCAATGGCAAACTCGTGAAAGTCACTCGCGCAGCCGGACAAGTGACCTACGACTGGGTGGAAAGCATTCCCCACAGTTCCTATTTGACTTCGCTCGCCATTGGCCCATGGCATAAAATCTCAGATAAGTACGAAAACAAGCCCGTCGATTATTATGTCCCGCCGTATATTGATGACGCCACGACGCGTCGCTCCCTGCATCTGACGCCGGACATGATTGCATTTTTCTCGCGCGCTACCGGCGTCGATTACCCCTACGAGCAGTATGCACAAACCATGGTGCACAATTACGTTTTCGGCGGTCAGGAGAACGTTAGCGCGACCACGCTCACCGATTTCCTTTTGCACGATGCTCGTGCCGAGCAGGATTACCCGAGCACGGACGTTGTCTCCCATGAACTCGGCCAGCACTGGTTCGGCGATTATGTGCAGGGGTACGACTGGCCGGATATCTGGCTGAATGAAGGATTTGCCACGTACATGGAGGCACTTTACACTCAGCACCACGAAGACTATGACGCCTATCGCTTCGCTATTTACAACGATCAAATGACGGAGCAGACGGAAGGCCGCGAAAATTACTCGCGCCCGATCGTGGACCGTCACTATAACGATCCCCTCGATATGTTTGACGCGACAACGCACGAAAAGGGCGCGGCAATCCTCGACATGCTTCGGTATCTGATCGATGGCCCCGAGGCAGCCTCTCACGAGCCGTCGCAAAATGAACTATTTTTTCGCGCTTTGCATCACTATCTCGTAGCACACCACGAGCAAGTTGCGGACACTGCGGGTCTGATCTCCGCGTTCCGTGACACAACCGGACAGGAACTCGGCTGGTTCTTCCACGAATGGGTCTACATGGCCGGTCATCCGGCGTATCGTGTGCAAGCGACATACGACGCCGCGGAAAAAATGGAAAAGATCAGCGTCGCGCAGACTCAGCACGTGGACGCAGAGACGCCTGTCTTCGACATGCCCATTGAGCTTGCCTTCTACGGCGCAAACGGCGAACACAAGCAGATTCAAGTTCGCGATAATTTGCAGCAGCAAGAGTTTTTTGACGTTTCGCTGGACTTTACGCCTCAGTGGGTGGACTTCGACCCCGATGACTTCATAGACAAAATCGTGGACTTTGAAAAGCCGGCGGCCATGCTGGCAGCAGAGGTGCAAAAAGACCCCTCGATGATGAGCCGCCTCTGGGCAGCGCAGCAGCTCGGCAACGAAAAGAGCGCTGATGCAGATGCCGCCGTCGCAGCGTTGGCTTGGACGCTGGCCAACGACAAATTTTACGCCGTACGAGCTGCCGCAGCTTCCAGCCTTGGAAATCTTCGAACCGATCAAGCGAAAGCCGCGCTCCTCGCTGCCTTGCGCCAGCCTGACAGCCGCGTCCGCACGGCAGTCGTCGAAGCGCTTGGTAATTTTTCGCAGGACAAGACAGTTTACGACGCCTTCGTTAACGAACTTCACAGTGACGATAGCTATGCAGCCGAAGCTGCAGCAGCCGAGGCTATCGGCGCATCGGGCAATGCACAAGCATTTGAAGTCCTGCAAGCTGAAAGCGCGTCGCATCTGGAAGTTCACGTGATGCAAGCCACGCTCGCTGGACTGGCGGAGACAAAAGATCCCCGCGCTCTTTCAATACTGCTTGCGCAATCGCGTGCGGGCGTGGAAGAACGCGTCCGCATGACCGCGCTCGCGCTCTTGCCAACGTTTAAGGACGCAATGAAACGCGAGCACGCGCAGGAACTTGTTAACCTTGTCCGCACGGCGCTTGACGATCCTTATGTTCCCGTGCGCATGGGCGGTGAACGCCTCGCGGCGTCGTTTGACTTGACACAGTTCCGGACCGATATTCAGGCCGATGTCGATGCCCCGCTCGTATTTCGACGCGAACTCGCGCGCAAAGTTCTTGAGGAATTAAAGACATCCAAACAATAA
- a CDS encoding GNAT family N-acetyltransferase: protein METKYEFGRGPTQEGCTVRRSGPADSQRMANFSGQLGYPSTAKEVRARLAEIRRSDDCAVFVAELADGQIAGWIGVYIFRSVEMNKLVEISGLVVGEGYRSRGIGKVLLDAAEEWARSRDCKVISVHSNVKRQRAHGFYKKNGYGWCKTQELFTKDL from the coding sequence TTGGAAACGAAATATGAATTCGGCCGCGGCCCAACGCAAGAAGGATGCACCGTTCGCCGCTCTGGCCCAGCCGATAGCCAACGAATGGCGAATTTTTCCGGCCAGCTCGGTTATCCTTCCACTGCCAAGGAAGTCCGCGCTCGGCTGGCGGAAATTCGGCGATCAGATGATTGCGCCGTCTTCGTCGCGGAACTCGCCGATGGTCAAATCGCAGGATGGATTGGCGTGTATATTTTTCGAAGCGTTGAAATGAATAAGCTCGTAGAGATCAGCGGCCTTGTCGTGGGAGAGGGGTACCGCTCTCGTGGTATTGGGAAGGTTCTTCTGGATGCCGCCGAAGAATGGGCGCGAAGTCGCGATTGCAAAGTGATCTCCGTGCATTCAAACGTCAAGCGCCAGCGAGCCCACGGATTTTACAAGAAAAACGGCTACGGGTGGTGCAAAACTCAGGAATTGTTTACGAAAGACCTTTGA
- a CDS encoding amino acid permease, producing MRSGKQPPDVASSQQAKSTSTSPHNLRKELNLFDAVAIVVGTTIGSGIFLIPSSIASELNSLGIVLLVWIIGGVLTIFGALSLAELGSIYPGTGGLCTYLRQAYGPFVAFLYAWGLLFMIHSGSIAALAVGFSLYAGQIFPLTLIDEKLLSAALILIFTFISCLGIRGGKLTQNLIATAKITGLAGIILLLCFKGTRPIHLFNALADPGAPAFSFAEFGIALVAVLFAYEGWHVISFVAGEMKRPQIDLPRALFYGTAIIMLIYLTANIGYYHLLSPAEIRGSAAVAAYSVGKILGPIGRNGISVLILVSILGSINGMVLTGPRVYYAMAHDSAFPRIFGQINDRYRTPMLALIVQGIWSAVLALSGTYQQLFTDVIFAAWIFYGLAVAGVLVLRRNRPQLERPFHVPGYPWIPLLFSMAAIGVVLSTIIERPIGALVGTALVASGVPVYFFVVKRAALKTQQIDRAET from the coding sequence TTGAGGTCCGGCAAGCAACCACCAGACGTCGCCTCCTCCCAGCAAGCCAAAAGCACGTCCACTTCCCCTCATAACCTGCGGAAAGAACTCAATCTTTTCGATGCCGTGGCTATCGTCGTCGGGACAACGATTGGATCTGGAATTTTTCTCATTCCCAGTTCCATTGCCTCGGAATTGAATTCCCTTGGCATTGTTCTTCTCGTCTGGATTATCGGCGGGGTTTTGACCATTTTTGGAGCTTTGTCTCTGGCCGAACTCGGCTCGATCTATCCCGGAACCGGCGGACTCTGCACGTACTTGCGTCAGGCGTATGGCCCATTCGTCGCATTTCTCTATGCTTGGGGTCTGCTTTTCATGATTCACTCCGGCAGCATCGCGGCGCTTGCGGTTGGATTTAGTCTGTATGCCGGGCAAATTTTCCCACTGACATTAATTGACGAAAAACTTTTGAGTGCCGCTCTAATCCTGATCTTCACGTTCATCAGTTGCCTTGGAATCCGCGGCGGCAAACTCACGCAGAATCTCATTGCCACGGCGAAAATCACTGGCCTTGCGGGAATCATCCTCCTTCTATGCTTTAAAGGCACGCGCCCGATTCATCTTTTCAACGCGCTGGCGGACCCGGGCGCTCCGGCGTTTTCTTTCGCAGAATTTGGTATTGCATTGGTCGCAGTGCTCTTCGCCTACGAGGGTTGGCATGTCATTTCGTTCGTTGCGGGTGAAATGAAGCGTCCGCAAATTGATCTGCCGCGTGCCCTTTTCTATGGCACCGCCATCATTATGCTGATTTATCTGACGGCGAATATCGGCTACTACCATTTGCTCTCGCCCGCCGAGATTCGTGGCAGCGCCGCCGTCGCAGCATATTCTGTCGGAAAAATCCTGGGGCCCATTGGCAGAAACGGTATCTCCGTTCTCATCCTCGTCTCCATTTTGGGCTCCATAAACGGCATGGTGCTTACCGGTCCGCGTGTGTATTACGCAATGGCCCACGACAGCGCGTTTCCTCGCATCTTCGGCCAGATCAACGATCGGTACCGGACGCCGATGCTCGCTCTGATCGTGCAAGGAATCTGGTCCGCCGTCTTGGCGCTGTCCGGCACATATCAGCAGCTTTTCACCGACGTGATTTTTGCCGCGTGGATTTTTTATGGCTTGGCCGTCGCCGGAGTTCTGGTTCTCCGTCGCAACCGCCCGCAACTCGAACGGCCGTTTCACGTTCCCGGATACCCGTGGATCCCGCTTCTATTCTCCATGGCTGCCATTGGAGTCGTGCTCAGCACGATTATCGAGCGGCCCATTGGGGCGCTCGTGGGGACTGCTCTCGTGGCTAGCGGCGTCCCGGTTTATTTCTTTGTCGTTAAGCGTGCAGCGCTGAAAACGCAGCAGATCGATCGCGCAGAAACCTGA
- a CDS encoding protein kinase gives MSNAAHSSKSTAERDLVGKTVGRFAIDAKLGSGGMGEVYRARDTKLRRIVALKRLAANLYTNQNSRERLWKEAVFASRLNDPHIAAIHDAFEEQHEIFIVMEYVEGQTLRDRMQQPISLREFLPIAVQCVAGLEAAHRAGIQHRDVKPENILLTRNGHVKILDFGIARRLPGDTEGTTVDTLASGGMIGTVTYMAPEIIEQQPADSRADIFSLGVVFYEALTGQHPFRTSSFFEICNRILKHTPPPVSSLNADVPQALDAVVSRMLAKRPADRYSTAADILADLEQLQESLDITRELPPSPPRLARGFASKKTWAGIAAIVLALSAASWFAYRRVQKPVLTEHASILIADFENHTSQPLLDQTATEAVRESLEQSRYFRVIPRSQIHEALQLMSKTNTMRIDRSLGRELCLRENCSAVLAGSISNFGQKYEISEYLIDPQKDTPVLVESASMNSVSDLYASIDALSRQFRKRAGESIAQISHDSQPLARVTTPSLEALQRYSRGLDLYASTDLNGFLPLGESAVQLDPNFAMAHLYLARAYDALGNEPRALEHLAAAERGLDHVTDRERDLILADGFEIQEDYDKAAEQFRLLTETYPDDIQGFSGLAATSIWTGRLEEAVPAEEHALELSPHSAIDHFNLILDLDRLNRFDEALDAHADAKKDGVDIPLLHWGTGLAYLGNDDAQQAQTEFELLASQGGPSGENLASFYLARILMYQGRLRSAAKELRRGLVLDEKMRSESYMPVRHYLLAEIALMRGDTAGARSEGQQMAREALRNPQSEDLRRAGEILVRIKDLSAAQTVLRGLGKLRAEHDSEFVQSCYYNLDGSLKLAQNEVADSIESQRKASIFFPLYDAYLGLGDALAARRDWNGAAQAYSNYLNFKGEIFEDDSPATWVLAHLALGRTLAHEGKDADALKYYNQFLQLWANADSDLPPLQEARSERRRLSTNGKTAPAQASDVLQHR, from the coding sequence GTGAGTAACGCTGCTCATTCCTCGAAATCCACAGCCGAAAGGGATCTCGTTGGAAAGACTGTGGGCCGCTTCGCCATAGATGCAAAGCTCGGTTCCGGCGGAATGGGCGAAGTTTACCGCGCACGCGACACCAAACTGCGCCGCATTGTGGCGCTCAAGCGCCTTGCCGCGAATCTCTACACCAATCAAAACTCGCGCGAGCGTTTGTGGAAAGAAGCCGTATTCGCCTCGCGGCTGAATGACCCGCACATTGCGGCGATTCATGACGCCTTCGAGGAACAACACGAAATTTTCATCGTAATGGAATACGTCGAGGGCCAAACCTTGCGCGACCGAATGCAGCAACCGATTTCCCTGCGCGAGTTCTTGCCCATTGCCGTGCAGTGCGTGGCCGGTCTCGAGGCGGCACATCGCGCCGGAATTCAGCATCGCGACGTCAAACCGGAGAATATCCTGCTGACTCGAAATGGCCACGTGAAGATTCTCGATTTTGGAATCGCCCGTCGTTTGCCCGGCGACACCGAGGGTACGACGGTGGATACGTTGGCAAGCGGCGGCATGATTGGCACGGTTACCTACATGGCGCCGGAGATCATCGAACAGCAGCCTGCCGATAGCCGCGCGGATATTTTTTCCCTTGGCGTGGTTTTCTATGAGGCTCTCACCGGGCAGCATCCTTTTCGCACTTCCTCATTTTTCGAAATTTGTAACCGCATCCTCAAGCACACTCCGCCTCCGGTCAGCTCGTTAAACGCCGATGTGCCACAAGCGCTTGACGCCGTTGTCTCCCGCATGCTCGCAAAGCGGCCTGCCGATCGCTACTCAACAGCCGCGGACATTCTCGCGGACCTGGAGCAACTTCAAGAATCGCTCGATATAACCCGCGAACTGCCGCCATCTCCTCCGCGGCTTGCAAGGGGCTTTGCCTCGAAAAAGACTTGGGCTGGGATTGCAGCCATTGTGCTGGCGCTGTCCGCCGCATCGTGGTTTGCATACCGCCGCGTTCAAAAGCCGGTGCTGACGGAGCATGCTTCCATCCTCATCGCGGATTTTGAAAACCACACCAGCCAGCCGCTTCTGGACCAAACTGCCACCGAGGCGGTGCGCGAATCGTTGGAGCAGTCGCGTTATTTTCGCGTGATTCCACGATCTCAGATCCACGAAGCGCTGCAACTGATGAGCAAGACCAATACCATGCGAATAGACCGCTCCCTCGGACGCGAGCTATGCCTGCGGGAAAACTGCAGCGCGGTCCTCGCCGGCTCCATTTCCAATTTCGGCCAGAAGTATGAAATTTCCGAGTATCTGATTGATCCCCAGAAGGACACGCCCGTGCTCGTGGAGAGCGCATCCATGAATTCCGTTTCGGACCTCTATGCTTCCATTGACGCATTGAGCAGGCAATTCCGTAAACGTGCAGGCGAGTCCATCGCGCAGATCTCCCATGATAGTCAGCCGCTCGCCCGCGTGACCACGCCCTCTCTCGAAGCTCTGCAACGATATTCTCGCGGGCTTGACCTTTACGCCTCGACAGATCTCAACGGGTTTTTGCCGCTCGGTGAGAGCGCCGTTCAATTGGACCCCAACTTCGCGATGGCTCATCTTTATCTTGCCCGCGCCTACGATGCGCTCGGAAACGAACCCAGAGCTCTGGAGCATCTCGCAGCGGCGGAGCGGGGATTGGATCATGTAACGGATCGCGAGCGCGATTTGATTTTGGCTGATGGTTTCGAAATTCAAGAGGACTACGACAAAGCTGCGGAACAATTCCGCCTGCTGACGGAAACCTATCCGGATGATATTCAGGGATTCAGCGGGCTGGCGGCGACTTCCATTTGGACGGGCCGCTTGGAGGAGGCTGTTCCGGCTGAGGAGCATGCACTCGAACTTTCGCCTCACAGCGCAATTGACCATTTTAATTTGATTCTTGATTTGGATCGTTTGAACCGATTCGATGAAGCGCTCGATGCCCATGCGGACGCCAAAAAAGACGGCGTCGATATTCCCTTGCTGCACTGGGGAACCGGTCTGGCGTATTTGGGTAATGACGATGCTCAGCAGGCGCAAACGGAATTCGAACTACTGGCTTCTCAGGGAGGGCCTTCGGGCGAAAACCTCGCGTCGTTCTACCTGGCGCGTATCCTGATGTATCAAGGTCGCCTGCGGAGTGCCGCTAAGGAATTGCGCAGGGGCTTGGTGCTTGACGAAAAGATGAGGAGCGAGTCCTACATGCCAGTGCGGCATTATCTGCTCGCGGAGATAGCGCTGATGCGCGGCGACACCGCGGGGGCACGAAGCGAAGGCCAACAGATGGCCCGGGAGGCTCTTCGCAATCCTCAGTCGGAGGACCTTCGTCGCGCAGGTGAGATTTTGGTCCGCATCAAAGATCTATCTGCCGCCCAGACAGTGTTGCGCGGCCTGGGAAAGTTGCGCGCTGAGCACGACAGCGAATTCGTGCAAAGCTGTTATTACAATCTGGATGGAAGCCTGAAGTTAGCTCAAAATGAAGTTGCGGACTCGATTGAAAGCCAGCGCAAAGCTTCCATTTTCTTCCCGCTGTACGATGCCTACCTTGGCTTGGGCGATGCGTTGGCAGCACGGCGTGATTGGAATGGCGCGGCCCAGGCGTACAGCAACTATTTGAACTTCAAAGGTGAGATATTCGAAGACGACTCACCCGCCACTTGGGTCCTCGCCCATTTGGCCTTGGGCAGAACTCTCGCTCACGAAGGCAAAGATGCGGATGCTCTCAAGTATTACAACCAGTTCCTGCAACTATGGGCCAACGCGGATAGCGATTTGCCTCCGCTCCAGGAAGCTCGCTCGGAGCGTAGGCGGCTAAGTACGAATGGAAAGACAGCCCCAGCACAAGCGTCGGATGTCTTGCAGCACCGCTAA
- the ligA gene encoding NAD-dependent DNA ligase LigA has translation MAATATIAREVEKLREQIRKHEYLYYVLDSPEISDAQFDRLMTRLKALEAEHPQFATPDSPTQRVGGAPREGFQTYRHVRAMMSLDNALSREALRDFDRRVRELTGREKVEYVAEHKFDGLSLALIYEDAVLVRGVTRGDGQTGEDVTANVRTIRTIPLSLKRETLKKLGLPLDIEVRGEAMMPRAAFEELNRQQDAAGGKRFANPRNAAAGAVRVLDPQITASRKLEFFAYYLLSEGRVPVKRHSQALEDLTKLQFKASGDFEICHGVEAVEKYCDKWEVKRDKLPYEVDGVVIKVNEISLQNELGYTSKAPRWAIAYKWAARQAETLVKTIEFNVGRTGTLTPVAILEPVPIGGVTVSRSTLHNMDEIERLNIHEGDRVLVERAGDVIPHVLKVVKHGREEKPVRMPEKCPECGTRVHRVEGEVAYRCVNPACPARRKESLIHFAGRHAMNIDGLGEKIVDQLVGKGLVKDYADLYDLKLDEVAGLERMADKSAQNLLDEIAASKKNELPRLIYALGIDFVGERTAQLLSSHFGSLEKIADASVEELTEVPEVGPKVAASVSDFFSEKANRRLMERLRERGVRMKEERRAPASNRLAGKSFVFTGTLDRHPRETAAELVVAHGGKVISSVSKKTDYVVAGADPGSKLAKAQSLGVPIIDEAAFEKLLGKK, from the coding sequence ATGGCCGCCACGGCAACCATCGCCCGGGAAGTCGAAAAACTCCGTGAGCAAATTCGCAAGCACGAGTACCTCTACTACGTCCTCGACTCGCCGGAGATTTCTGACGCGCAATTCGATCGCCTCATGACCCGCCTCAAGGCCCTAGAAGCCGAGCATCCCCAATTTGCCACCCCCGACTCCCCCACGCAGCGCGTCGGCGGCGCACCTCGCGAAGGTTTTCAAACCTACCGTCATGTCCGTGCGATGATGAGCCTCGACAATGCGCTCTCGCGGGAGGCCTTGCGTGATTTTGACCGCCGCGTTCGTGAATTGACTGGCCGCGAGAAAGTTGAATACGTCGCCGAACACAAATTCGACGGGCTCAGTCTCGCGCTCATCTATGAAGATGCGGTTCTCGTTCGCGGTGTAACGCGCGGCGACGGCCAGACCGGCGAGGACGTCACCGCGAACGTGCGCACCATTCGCACCATTCCGCTAAGCCTGAAACGCGAAACACTTAAGAAGCTCGGCCTGCCTCTCGACATCGAAGTTCGCGGCGAGGCCATGATGCCGCGCGCTGCATTTGAAGAATTGAATCGCCAGCAGGATGCCGCCGGCGGCAAACGCTTCGCCAATCCGCGAAACGCTGCAGCTGGCGCCGTCCGCGTTCTCGATCCGCAGATTACCGCATCCCGCAAACTCGAATTTTTTGCGTATTACTTGCTCTCGGAAGGGCGCGTTCCTGTGAAGCGCCATTCGCAGGCTCTGGAAGATTTGACGAAGCTGCAATTCAAGGCGAGTGGGGATTTCGAAATCTGCCACGGAGTCGAAGCCGTCGAGAAATATTGCGACAAGTGGGAAGTTAAGCGCGACAAGCTGCCCTACGAAGTCGATGGCGTCGTCATCAAAGTGAACGAAATCAGTTTGCAGAATGAGCTTGGCTACACCTCGAAAGCCCCGCGCTGGGCCATCGCTTATAAATGGGCAGCGCGCCAGGCTGAAACTCTGGTCAAGACCATCGAATTCAATGTCGGCCGCACTGGCACACTCACTCCCGTTGCAATTCTTGAACCTGTGCCCATCGGTGGCGTCACCGTTAGCCGCTCCACTCTGCACAACATGGATGAAATCGAGCGCCTCAATATTCACGAAGGGGATCGGGTTCTCGTGGAGCGCGCCGGCGATGTGATCCCCCACGTCCTCAAGGTCGTGAAGCATGGCCGCGAAGAAAAGCCTGTGCGCATGCCCGAGAAATGCCCTGAATGCGGCACGCGCGTTCATCGCGTCGAAGGCGAAGTCGCGTATCGCTGTGTGAATCCGGCGTGTCCGGCGCGCCGCAAGGAATCGCTGATTCATTTTGCGGGCCGCCATGCCATGAACATCGACGGTCTCGGTGAAAAAATCGTTGATCAGCTTGTCGGCAAAGGTCTCGTCAAAGACTATGCCGATCTCTATGATCTGAAGCTCGATGAGGTTGCCGGGCTTGAGCGCATGGCCGACAAATCTGCACAGAATCTTCTTGATGAAATTGCCGCAAGCAAGAAAAATGAATTACCCAGGTTAATTTACGCTCTGGGAATCGACTTTGTCGGTGAACGCACGGCCCAACTGCTCTCTTCACATTTTGGCTCGCTCGAAAAAATCGCCGATGCCAGCGTCGAAGAACTGACGGAGGTGCCGGAGGTCGGCCCGAAAGTCGCCGCATCCGTCTCTGATTTCTTTTCAGAAAAAGCGAATCGTAGATTGATGGAGCGCCTGCGCGAAAGAGGCGTGCGCATGAAGGAAGAGCGCCGCGCGCCCGCGAGTAACCGCCTGGCAGGGAAGTCGTTCGTTTTCACCGGAACGCTCGATCGCCATCCCCGCGAAACGGCCGCCGAACTTGTTGTCGCGCACGGCGGGAAAGTCATCTCATCCGTGAGCAAGAAAACGGATTACGTCGTCGCCGGCGCCGATCCGGGATCGAAACTGGCAAAAGCCCAATCCCTCGGCGTCCCTATAATCGACGAAGCCGCATTCGAAAAACTTCTCGGCAAAAAATAA
- a CDS encoding diacylglycerol kinase family protein produces the protein MRTSKATGDMSHQGTGRVGDSVRNAVIIYNPTSGGQRARRLRELEDAARILKNAGVSAELAPTQQAGAATELARDAVKTGLQMVIACGGDGTINEVINGLAGSDVPLAVLPAGTANILAKEIGIPWNIPAAARLISGGKLARIALGEIIWPNGNHTALEGSSGPAQRYFLCVGGAGPDGAIVQAIDTESKSRVGILEYWKQGFRQYFTYGFPQFRIATNEKEMTGSLLVVGRTKYYGGPFRITTGASLFEDAFEIVAYSGRNRLTVLLCLPAIWLGLLHRVPGIHVWKTRRIRCEAVNGDRIFAQVDGEAASALPLEFRIVPNALTLVLPAAGAQR, from the coding sequence TTGAGAACGAGCAAGGCAACGGGAGACATGAGTCATCAAGGGACAGGACGAGTTGGGGACAGCGTTCGGAACGCCGTAATCATCTACAACCCGACGAGCGGAGGACAGCGCGCACGGCGGCTCCGAGAACTCGAAGACGCGGCGCGAATTCTGAAAAACGCAGGCGTGAGCGCGGAACTGGCGCCCACGCAGCAAGCTGGCGCGGCGACGGAGCTAGCGCGCGATGCCGTGAAAACGGGGCTGCAGATGGTGATTGCGTGCGGCGGCGACGGGACGATCAATGAGGTGATTAACGGGCTGGCGGGGAGTGATGTGCCGCTGGCGGTGCTGCCCGCCGGGACTGCAAACATCCTGGCCAAAGAAATCGGCATTCCGTGGAATATTCCTGCGGCGGCGCGATTAATTTCGGGCGGTAAGCTGGCGAGAATCGCGCTGGGAGAAATCATTTGGCCAAACGGAAACCATACAGCCCTGGAAGGTTCGAGCGGGCCTGCGCAGAGATATTTTTTGTGCGTCGGCGGAGCGGGGCCGGATGGAGCGATTGTGCAGGCGATCGATACAGAAAGCAAATCGCGAGTGGGCATTCTCGAGTACTGGAAACAGGGATTCCGGCAATATTTCACTTACGGATTCCCGCAGTTTCGAATCGCGACGAACGAGAAGGAAATGACAGGGAGTCTGCTCGTCGTGGGGCGAACGAAATATTATGGCGGGCCGTTTCGAATTACGACGGGAGCGAGCCTGTTCGAGGATGCATTTGAAATCGTGGCCTACAGTGGACGCAACCGACTGACGGTGCTGCTTTGCTTGCCGGCTATTTGGCTGGGGCTTCTCCACCGGGTACCGGGGATCCACGTGTGGAAGACGCGGCGAATTCGTTGCGAAGCCGTGAACGGCGACAGAATTTTCGCGCAGGTAGACGGCGAAGCAGCAAGCGCGCTGCCGCTGGAATTTCGCATTGTGCCGAACGCTCTGACTCTGGTATTACCGGCGGCTGGCGCGCAACGATAG